The Ochotona princeps isolate mOchPri1 chromosome 23, mOchPri1.hap1, whole genome shotgun sequence genome includes a window with the following:
- the SHISAL2B gene encoding protein shisa-like-2B — MSEASRLCSGYYSLNHSFVEPFQCPRRGEGAALRYCCGFADLKYCCSEPGSYFPYKHSYMWSLSVGALIGLGIAALVLLAFVISVCVLCYLFLYTKPRRLDSGLKLQHLEALSFREGNPSREIKAVNSNVASNSTNETSYEADDVVQEKVMDTAQINIVY, encoded by the exons ATGAGCGAGGCCAGTCGCCTGTGCTCCGGCTACTACAGCCTCAATCACAGCTTCGTGGAGCCTTTCCAGTGTCCCCGGCGCGGCGAGGGGGCCGCGCTCCGCTACTGCTGTGGCTTCGCCGACCTCAAGTACTGCTGCAGCGAGCCGGGCAGCTACTTCCCCTACAAACACAGCTACATGTGGAGCCTCAG TGTGGGCGCTCTGATTGGACTGGGAATTGCTGCCCTCGTTTTACTGGCCTTTGTCATCAGCGTCTGCGTCCTCTGCTATTTATTTCTCTATACAAAGCCTCGGAGGTTAGACAGTGGCCTTAAACTTCAACACCTGGAGGCGCTTTCCTTTCGAGAAG GCAACCCAAGCAGAGAGATTAAAGCCGTCAACTCAAACGTAGCATCCAATTCAACCAATGAAACATCCTACGAAGCTGATGATGTAGTTCAAGAAAAAGTCATGGATACAGCACAAATCAACATTGTGTATTAA